In one Methanobrevibacter arboriphilus genomic region, the following are encoded:
- a CDS encoding nuclease, which produces MFEDDIDDKIYNLLISNGIDENQEYPKFVEKLYSKVEFLWKESVPGSYSHLTEKFFSKIDVVIILSGLYENNKEKIDALVDASKKYETPIVLVRPYGVEEVPENLESVAISLVGWNANCIVDSIKGALSLNSESCDI; this is translated from the coding sequence ATGTTTGAAGATGATATAGATGATAAAATTTATAATCTCCTTATAAGTAATGGAATTGATGAAAATCAAGAATATCCTAAATTTGTAGAGAAATTATATTCTAAAGTTGAATTTTTATGGAAAGAATCGGTTCCTGGATCTTATTCTCACCTGACTGAAAAATTTTTTAGTAAAATTGATGTTGTCATTATCTTATCAGGACTGTATGAAAATAATAAGGAAAAAATAGATGCTCTTGTTGATGCTAGTAAAAAATATGAAACACCAATTGTATTAGTTAGACCCTATGGTGTTGAAGAAGTTCCAGAAAATCTAGAATCTGTAGCTATTTCATTAGTTGGTTGGAATGCAAATTGTATTGTAGATAGTATAAAAGGAGCATTAAGTTTAAATTCAGAAAGCTGTGATATTTAA
- a CDS encoding DUF371 domain-containing protein, whose amino-acid sequence MNFIIQAKGHENVTSKHKSTFEITKDKNLSIAGDCIIGVDMDKTMDDFPEELKEKIANENTKIKVKLSTYNSTDEINGFGHPRLTLNHPTDIVSRKSNYVCSRTLMIKSDKASSDLNKNLINDLKEGKSLKFEIII is encoded by the coding sequence TTGAATTTTATAATACAAGCTAAAGGACATGAGAATGTTACTTCAAAACATAAATCTACATTTGAAATTACTAAGGATAAAAACCTTTCAATAGCTGGAGATTGTATAATTGGTGTGGATATGGATAAGACTATGGATGATTTTCCAGAAGAACTTAAAGAAAAAATAGCAAATGAAAATACTAAAATTAAAGTTAAATTATCTACTTATAATTCAACTGATGAAATTAATGGTTTTGGACATCCAAGACTTACATTAAATCATCCAACAGATATTGTATCTAGGAAGAGTAATTATGTATGTTCTAGAACCCTCATGATAAAATCTGATAAAGCTTCATCTGATTTAAATAAAAACTTAATTAATGATTTAAAAGAGGGGAAATCTCTTAAATTTGAGATCATTATTTAA
- a CDS encoding Rpn family recombination-promoting nuclease/putative transposase: MYDFLFSNYMASKGCGKQLTGLINAILVENNEGNVFNLKIIDNKFLSGKVANNRNCILDLRSKSFDGRVVNIEVQKQGEKYFRRRSHLYISRELSNSAEKGGLERLKSHILINIIDFRFCKNNVISRKFNMIDKTELNCEYSDCIKIINVNVSAFRKLKEIDFDNPLHRWLVFLDKKSTREMIEMAMSKDENIKIAHEKIEELLKDEAFLHELNKREQADLKYEGEMAYREEKGKKEGIEEGIEKGIKQTELNVAKRMKNSNFSFDDIAKITGLSLEEIEKL; encoded by the coding sequence TTGTATGATTTTCTTTTTAGTAACTATATGGCAAGTAAAGGATGTGGAAAACAATTGACTGGTTTGATTAATGCCATTTTAGTTGAAAATAATGAGGGTAATGTTTTTAATTTAAAAATAATTGATAATAAGTTTTTATCAGGTAAAGTAGCTAATAATAGAAATTGTATTTTGGATTTGAGGTCTAAGTCTTTTGATGGTCGTGTTGTTAATATTGAGGTTCAAAAACAGGGTGAAAAATACTTTAGACGGAGAAGTCATCTTTATATATCTCGTGAACTTTCTAATTCTGCTGAAAAAGGAGGCTTAGAAAGATTAAAATCCCATATATTGATTAATATTATTGATTTTAGATTTTGTAAAAATAATGTAATTAGTCGAAAATTTAATATGATAGATAAAACAGAGTTAAATTGTGAATACAGTGATTGTATAAAGATTATCAATGTTAATGTCTCTGCTTTTAGAAAACTAAAAGAAATTGATTTTGATAATCCTTTGCATCGTTGGTTGGTATTTTTAGATAAAAAAAGTACAAGGGAGATGATAGAAATGGCTATGAGTAAAGATGAAAATATAAAGATAGCTCATGAAAAAATTGAAGAATTATTAAAAGACGAAGCTTTTCTACATGAATTAAATAAAAGAGAACAAGCTGATTTAAAGTATGAAGGTGAAATGGCTTATAGAGAAGAAAAAGGTAAGAAAGAAGGTATTGAAGAGGGTATAGAAAAAGGTATAAAACAAACTGAATTGAATGTAGCTAAAAGAATGAAAAATTCAAATTTTTCTTTTGATGATATAGCTAAAATCACTGGTCTTTCTTTGGAAGAAATTGAAAAGCTATAA
- a CDS encoding GIY-YIG nuclease family protein, with the protein MKGSYCLIIHKEKSSKIEVGAIGSAIYKEGFYVYIGSAMNSLIPRIKRHLSNEKKIRWHIDYLLKDNTTKIGDIIFTISEKKVECSLANFISKNGEEKENFGCSDCKCKSHLIYFSNKDFCIDTVKKAYENQEINFYNLEYFKSLEK; encoded by the coding sequence ATGAAGGGTAGCTACTGTTTAATCATACATAAAGAAAAATCTAGTAAAATAGAAGTTGGTGCAATAGGTTCAGCTATATATAAAGAAGGTTTTTATGTTTATATTGGGTCAGCCATGAATTCTTTAATTCCTAGAATAAAAAGACACTTATCAAATGAAAAAAAGATTCGATGGCATATAGATTATCTATTAAAAGACAATACAACAAAAATTGGAGATATAATATTCACTATAAGTGAAAAAAAAGTAGAATGTAGCTTAGCTAATTTCATATCTAAAAATGGTGAAGAAAAAGAAAATTTTGGTTGTTCTGATTGCAAATGTAAATCACACTTAATATACTTTAGTAATAAGGATTTTTGTATTGATACAGTTAAAAAAGCCTATGAAAATCAAGAGATTAACTTCTATAATTTAGAATACTTTAAATCATTAGAAAAATAA
- the cfbC gene encoding Ni-sirohydrochlorin a,c-diamide reductive cyclase ATP-dependent reductase subunit has translation MSKTKKIAIYGKGGIGKSTTVANLAASFANKGKNVMVIGCDPKADTTRTLCGKRLPTILKTIKENKNPDISDIIFEGYGGVLSTESGGPEPGVGCAGRGVIVAMKLLEKLGVFSENDFDVIIYDVLGDVVCGGFAVPLKEDYADEVYIVSSGEYMSLYAANNISKGIKKLKGNLSGIVCNCKGIKNENEIVDSFAQKIGTKVIGVISRSELIQSSELEAKTVVEKYPDSTESKNYSILADSIWNNNFVSSLNPLDDDEFEDFFKKFIS, from the coding sequence ATGTCAAAAACTAAAAAGATCGCTATTTATGGAAAGGGGGGAATTGGTAAATCTACTACTGTAGCTAACTTAGCTGCTTCTTTTGCAAACAAAGGTAAAAACGTTATGGTTATTGGTTGTGATCCTAAGGCAGATACTACAAGAACTCTTTGTGGGAAAAGACTGCCTACCATTCTTAAAACTATTAAGGAAAATAAAAATCCTGATATTTCTGATATAATCTTTGAAGGTTATGGTGGTGTGCTTTCAACAGAAAGTGGAGGTCCAGAACCTGGTGTTGGTTGTGCTGGGAGAGGAGTTATCGTCGCTATGAAACTACTCGAAAAATTAGGTGTTTTTTCTGAAAATGATTTTGATGTTATTATATATGATGTTTTAGGGGATGTTGTTTGTGGTGGATTTGCTGTTCCCTTAAAAGAAGATTATGCAGATGAAGTTTATATTGTGAGCTCCGGAGAATATATGTCACTTTATGCAGCTAACAATATTTCAAAAGGTATTAAAAAATTAAAAGGTAATCTTTCAGGTATTGTTTGTAATTGTAAGGGAATTAAAAATGAGAATGAAATTGTTGATTCATTTGCTCAAAAAATTGGTACTAAAGTAATTGGAGTTATAAGTAGAAGTGAGCTTATTCAATCTTCAGAACTTGAAGCAAAAACAGTGGTGGAAAAATATCCTGATTCAACAGAATCAAAAAATTATTCTATTTTAGCAGATTCTATTTGGAATAATAACTTTGTTTCCTCTTTAAATCCACTTGATGATGATGAATTTGAAGATTTTTTCAAGAAATTCATTAGTTAA
- a CDS encoding CBS domain-containing protein, giving the protein MIKIEEAMEPNVLVLNKGDTIVDAAKFFAKNEISGAPVMDGDEIVGILSEGDIMKLLDVHSPNLNLVLPSPLDVIEMPIRMKHEYDETTKGIKRASLTLVEEIMISPVVKIGPNDNISDAAILMDKEDIKRIPVVDDEDNLIGIVTRGDIVKALVNYKG; this is encoded by the coding sequence ATGATTAAAATTGAAGAAGCTATGGAACCTAATGTATTGGTCTTAAATAAAGGAGATACAATTGTAGATGCAGCTAAATTTTTCGCTAAAAATGAAATTAGTGGAGCTCCAGTCATGGATGGGGATGAAATTGTAGGAATTCTTAGTGAAGGAGATATTATGAAACTTCTGGATGTACATAGTCCTAATTTAAACTTGGTTCTTCCTTCACCTCTTGATGTAATTGAAATGCCTATTAGAATGAAGCATGAGTATGATGAAACTACTAAAGGTATTAAAAGAGCTTCTTTAACTCTTGTTGAAGAAATAATGATTTCTCCAGTAGTGAAAATTGGTCCTAATGATAATATTTCTGATGCAGCTATTCTAATGGATAAAGAAGATATTAAAAGAATTCCTGTTGTTGATGATGAAGATAATCTTATAGGGATTGTAACAAGAGGAGACATTGTTAAAGCTTTAGTTAATTATAAGGGATGA
- a CDS encoding DUF116 domain-containing protein, whose amino-acid sequence MFSIFNDKNFSKLELAKFDDNYSGDKCFDDSYSNDKYFYDSYSNDKCFDDSSSDDNRFNNSYFSNNLDYNLDYNLNNITYNLNVENHLDYYQKIEEFTEIVLSKSRMFIEDIILDYKEFLTKNPVENVYIDSFFEEYILELLYFGVLWKLYIKNALNLDPFYQKILAKLSNLRNKKELIGSSYKIQIDEIRGILATKFLFNNNDNGNKNNKNHNKNNDKHNNMNNSNYKDNNTNITDNNKDDNTNNNTNITDNKYNNTNNNGNNNDINEVDISKSIENNEINLINLKIDLLLKYLEATGDYKESLKHLNIWKEFFLNKDENTLKSYFKSIMSFVSFFEDYAKKELHIYTSNVETFKESYLEYHLNNEDIIFCGRSELEYHINLFGAEVMNKIFQKSFKARKKRVLLLPTCMRIPKTHKCNAVKDKLGLRCTSCNNNCNIGEITKNLNGNYNYKDNNHEDNNYEDYNHEDNDCNDEIPVYIVSHSSSILSNLTNDDKTNVSIIGVACINNLIEGGWKISSHGIPPQCVILDYVGCKKHWTPKNIQTTINFNKLQNTV is encoded by the coding sequence ATGTTTAGTATATTTAATGATAAAAATTTTTCTAAATTAGAATTAGCTAAATTTGATGATAACTATTCTGGTGATAAATGTTTTGATGATAGTTATTCTAATGATAAATACTTTTATGATAGTTATTCTAATGATAAATGTTTTGATGATAGCTCTTCTGATGATAACCGTTTTAATAATAGCTATTTCTCTAATAATTTGGATTATAATTTAGATTATAATTTAAATAACATAACCTATAATCTCAATGTAGAAAATCATTTAGATTATTATCAAAAAATTGAAGAATTCACAGAGATTGTATTATCCAAATCAAGAATGTTTATTGAAGATATTATTTTAGATTATAAAGAATTTTTAACTAAAAATCCAGTTGAAAATGTTTATATTGACTCTTTTTTTGAAGAATATATATTAGAATTATTGTATTTTGGTGTTCTATGGAAGTTATATATTAAAAATGCTTTAAATTTAGATCCATTTTATCAAAAAATTTTAGCTAAATTGTCTAATTTGAGAAATAAAAAAGAGCTAATTGGTTCTTCATATAAAATTCAAATTGATGAGATAAGAGGGATTTTAGCTACTAAATTTTTATTTAATAATAATGATAATGGCAATAAGAATAATAAGAATCATAATAAGAATAATGATAAGCACAATAATATGAATAATAGTAATTATAAAGATAATAATACAAATATTACTGATAACAATAAAGATGATAATACGAATAATAATACAAATATTACTGATAATAAATATAATAATACGAATAATAATGGTAACAATAATGATATTAATGAAGTTGATATCTCAAAATCAATTGAAAATAATGAAATTAATCTAATTAACTTAAAAATAGATCTATTATTGAAGTATTTAGAAGCTACAGGAGATTATAAAGAATCTTTGAAACATCTTAATATTTGGAAAGAATTTTTCTTAAATAAGGATGAAAATACTTTAAAGTCTTATTTTAAATCCATTATGTCTTTTGTTTCTTTCTTTGAAGATTATGCAAAAAAAGAATTACATATCTATACAAGTAATGTTGAAACTTTTAAAGAGTCTTACCTTGAATATCATTTAAATAATGAAGATATTATTTTTTGTGGAAGATCTGAGCTTGAATATCACATTAATCTTTTTGGAGCAGAGGTTATGAATAAAATCTTTCAAAAAAGCTTTAAAGCTAGAAAAAAGAGAGTTTTACTTCTTCCAACTTGTATGAGGATTCCAAAAACTCATAAGTGTAATGCTGTAAAGGATAAATTAGGTTTAAGATGTACTTCTTGTAATAATAATTGTAACATCGGTGAAATTACTAAAAATTTAAATGGTAATTATAATTATAAAGATAATAATCATGAAGATAATAATTATGAAGATTATAATCATGAAGATAATGATTGTAATGATGAAATTCCTGTTTATATTGTTTCTCATTCTTCATCTATATTATCAAATCTTACTAATGATGATAAAACCAATGTTTCTATTATTGGTGTAGCTTGTATTAATAATCTGATTGAAGGTGGGTGGAAAATTTCTTCTCATGGTATTCCCCCTCAGTGTGTAATTTTGGATTATGTAGGTTGTAAAAAACATTGGACACCAAAAAATATTCAAACAACTATTAATTTTAATAAATTACAGAATACCGTTTAA
- a CDS encoding TetR/AcrR family transcriptional regulator translates to MEKITTKEKIFNVAIDLFSKKGYNQVSMREIATEVGIKEASIYYHYSKKEDILDSIFKYFINRMSVTESSEEQMDQLLNISPNKLYHFGSESVKNQFSSLKMIKILRLIFIEVYHNDKIRKFFIDELLNDPIEFWTLLFKNFMDKKIIKQSNPKELAENYYTFGMFKMFEAVVLNFPDDSKKIDLDPIFDKIEDHFNFIMNSVIIENNNIINDDESYYENSNRGG, encoded by the coding sequence ATGGAAAAAATTACAACCAAAGAAAAAATATTTAATGTAGCTATAGACTTATTTTCTAAAAAAGGTTACAATCAAGTATCTATGAGGGAAATAGCTACTGAAGTTGGAATAAAGGAAGCTTCTATTTATTATCATTACTCAAAAAAAGAAGATATTTTAGATTCAATTTTTAAATACTTCATTAATAGAATGAGTGTAACTGAATCATCAGAAGAACAGATGGATCAATTATTAAATATTAGTCCAAATAAATTATATCATTTTGGCTCTGAATCTGTTAAAAATCAATTCAGTTCTTTAAAAATGATAAAAATTTTAAGATTAATATTTATTGAAGTATATCATAATGATAAGATTAGAAAATTCTTTATTGATGAGCTTTTAAATGATCCTATTGAATTTTGGACTTTACTTTTTAAAAATTTTATGGATAAAAAAATTATAAAGCAGAGTAATCCTAAAGAATTAGCTGAAAATTATTATACTTTTGGAATGTTTAAAATGTTTGAAGCAGTTGTATTAAATTTTCCAGATGATAGTAAAAAAATTGATTTAGACCCAATTTTTGATAAGATTGAGGATCATTTTAATTTTATTATGAATTCTGTTATTATAGAAAATAATAATATTATAAATGATGATGAAAGTTATTATGAAAATTCTAACAGAGGAGGTTAG